GGTGGAAGATGATTCGCAGGAGAGAACGGGACACGGAGCAGGCAACCTGTTCGTGACCTGGCCTGCGGACAGCGGAGTGAGCGCGCCGAAGCTGCTGTTCACCTGCCATATGGATACCGTGGTGCCCGGCCAGAAGATCAAGCCAACCCTTGGGGAAGACGGTTGGATCCGAAGCGATGGCAGCACCATTCTCGGAGCGGATGACAAAGCGGGACTAGCTGCCCTGTTCGAAGCGATCCGGGTGATTCAGGAGCAGAAGCTGCCGCACGGCCAGATTCAGTTCGTCATTACGGCAGGCGAAGAGTCGGGGCTGATGGGCGCACGCGCCATGGACCCGGCGCAGCTGGATGCAGATATGGGCTTTGCGCTGGATTCCAACGGAGAGGTGGGAGCCATTGCTACTGCGGCACCGGGCGTGGCCCGGATCTCCATGCAGATCTTCGGCAAATCCGCACATGCCGGCGTGAACCCGGAGGACGGCATCAGCGCCATCCAGGTAGCGAGCAAAGCCATTTCGGCGATGAAGCTGGGACGGATCGACAACGAAACTACAGCGAATATCGGCAAGTTCGCCGGCGGCGGTCCAACGAATGTGGTCTGTGACCATGTGCAGCTGGATGCGGAAGCCCGCAGTATTGTGCAGGAGAAGGTAGACCTTCAGGTGGCCTCCATGCGGGAGGCACTGGAGACTACTGCACGCGAACACGGGGCGCAGAGTGAATTCCGCAGCGAGACTATTTATCCGGCATTCAGCTTTGGTGCGGGTGATCCGGTCGTTCAACTGGCGGCCCGTGCGGTCACTTCGGAGGGCCTGACACCCCGCCTGTTCGCCTCCGGCGGCGGCAGTGATGCCAATGTGTTCAATGGCCTGAACGTTCCGGTTGTGAACCTGGCAGTTGGCTACGAGGATATCCATACCACGAAGGAGCGGATCAAGGCCGCAGACATCGTCAAGGTGGCCAGTCTGGTAGTTGCCATTGTGGCCGAGAGCCAGAAGGGCTAAGCTGATAAGAGGCTATGCAGGGACCCGGACAGGGCAAAGCTTGTGCTCAGGCGGTCTGCTGCCGCTTAAAAATAACATTAAAGGAGCTGCTTCCGGGATTCGGGAGACAGCTCCTTCTTATACCCTGGAATATCATAGACGCTGACCGGAAGAACGAAGCGGCATTATCCAGCCTTGGAAGCTTTGATCCGCGAATCTGCCTGGAGCAGCAGGATGTAAGAGAGGGGCATATCGCGCCCGTATTGCTTCATCCACCCGGCCATTACGGCCATAATCTGTTCCGGTTTACCTACCATTGTTACTGCGGATGAGCTTGCTTGGACAAGGATGTCTTTCATGCCTGCATTCCTTCTTTCTGCTTAAGTTTGCTATAATACACCCTATGCATAACGATGCCAAAGGAGACCACTAATCTATGAAAAAAGATGAAATAAACCGCAACCCCGCATTGGATGAAGAAACATTGTCGACGAAGCCGATTTTTGCAGGCCACATTATTTCGCTTCAGGTGGATACTGTGAGACTGCCGGATGGCAACACTGCAACCCGTGAGGTTGTGAAGCACCCTGGAGCTGTAGCCGTGCTGGCCTTGAATCAAGGTAAAATGCTGGTCGTGGAGCAGTACCGTCAGCCGATGCACCGTACCGAGGTGGAGATTCCGGCAGGGAAGCTGGACCCGGGTGAAGATCCGCTGGCGGCTGCGGGCCGTGAGCTTCAGGAGGAGACCGGATTTCATAGCGGGGGGCTTACGCTGCTGAAGTCGTTCTATACCTCTCCCGGCTTCGCCGACGAGATTATTCACCTCTATGTGACCGAGGATGCCCAACCGGGTGAGATGGCGCTGGATGAGGATGAGTTCCTGGAGGTCTCCGAGCTGACGCTGGAGGAAGCCTACCAGTATATTGCAGACGGACGTATTGCCGATGCCAAGACGATGATGGCGGTCTATGCCTGGCATCTCTATACGCTGACAGGCCAATGGCACTAGCGGCGGAGCTCAGCAGCGTCTACTGTGATCTGCATGTGCATATCGGACGGACTTCGGAGGGCCAGGCGGTCAAAATCAGCGGCAGCCGTGATCTGACCTTCGCCGGGATTGCCAGGGAGGCAGCGGAACGCAAGGGGATTGGCCTGATCGGCATTATCGACAGCCACTCTCCTGGCGTGTTGCGGGATATTGCTGCGGCGCTGGATTCCGGTGAGATGACGATAGCCGCAGGCGGCGGAATTGCTTACCGGGGGACGACGATCCTGCTGGGAACCGAGATTGAGATCCGTGAGCCCGGGCGAAAAGAGTGCCATGTCCTGGCCTTCATGCCGGACCTCGGGACGATGGAGGATTTCAGCACCTGGATGAGCGCCCATATGCGTAATGTGAATCTCAGCTCCCAGCGTCTGTACGCCCCTTCCAGGGTGCTTCAGGACGAGATTACCGGGCGGGGCGGGCTGCTGATCCCGGCCCATATTTTCACGCCCCACAAGGGACTCTATGGCTGTGCGGCCGAGCGGATGTCTGAGTTATTCGATCTGGACCGCATCGCGGCGGTGGAGCTGGGGCTCAGTGCGGATTCAGAGATGGCGGGGTATATCTCGGAGCTTGACCGTTACAGCTTCCTGACCAATTCCGATGCCCATTCCCTTGGCAAAATCGGCCGCGAGTACAATGTCATCGAGATGCAGGAGCCCTCCTTCGAGGAGCTGGAGCTTGCGCTCCAGCGCTCGGAAGGACGCAGGGTCAGCGCCAACTTCGGGCTGAATCCCCGGCTGGGCAAATATCACCGGACCTACTGCAGCGGCTGCGGCAGCATCATTGACGAAGCCTACAGCACCTCGGAGCGCTGCCCGTATTGCGGCAGTCCGAAGCTGGTCCAGGGTGTACTGGACCGGATTCTGCACATTGCCGACCGTTCGCAGCCGCAGGTTCCGGATTACCGGCCCCCGTATCACTACCAGGTACCGCTGGAGTTCATTCCCGGCCTTGGCAAGCGTAAGCTGAACCTGCTGCTGGAGGCTTTTGGCACAGAGATGAATATTCTGCACCGTGCTGCGGAAGCCGAGCTTGCCGCTGTAGCGGGAGCAGAGCTGGCGGGGCTGATCGTGCTGGCCCGCAGCGGGCAGCTCGTCCTCTCCTCGGGAGGCGGCGGGACCTACGGCAAGGTGGTCAAGAGCTAAGGACAAGTCATAGTTCAGGACATTCCCTCATATGGTGTAACATGTGACCGGAAAGGGGAATGTCAGGGTGCGCAGTCTAAAGCTGATGGTGAAGGAACAGACGCCTCTTTATATTTTTGTCGCGGTATTATTTCTGGTCGGGGTGGTATTCGGGGCGCTTATCGTCACTGCGCTTACGCTGGATCAGCAGCAGGAGCTGGGCGATTACTTAAGCAACTTCTTCGTGACGGTCGATCAGCAGGGACTGCCTGACG
The window above is part of the Paenibacillus sp. FSL H8-0048 genome. Proteins encoded here:
- a CDS encoding endonuclease Q family protein; protein product: MALAAELSSVYCDLHVHIGRTSEGQAVKISGSRDLTFAGIAREAAERKGIGLIGIIDSHSPGVLRDIAAALDSGEMTIAAGGGIAYRGTTILLGTEIEIREPGRKECHVLAFMPDLGTMEDFSTWMSAHMRNVNLSSQRLYAPSRVLQDEITGRGGLLIPAHIFTPHKGLYGCAAERMSELFDLDRIAAVELGLSADSEMAGYISELDRYSFLTNSDAHSLGKIGREYNVIEMQEPSFEELELALQRSEGRRVSANFGLNPRLGKYHRTYCSGCGSIIDEAYSTSERCPYCGSPKLVQGVLDRILHIADRSQPQVPDYRPPYHYQVPLEFIPGLGKRKLNLLLEAFGTEMNILHRAAEAELAAVAGAELAGLIVLARSGQLVLSSGGGGTYGKVVKS
- a CDS encoding M20/M25/M40 family metallo-hydrolase, translated to MISEDRLIHEFMELVQIDSETRNERQIADVLKEKFSSLGLSAVEDDSQERTGHGAGNLFVTWPADSGVSAPKLLFTCHMDTVVPGQKIKPTLGEDGWIRSDGSTILGADDKAGLAALFEAIRVIQEQKLPHGQIQFVITAGEESGLMGARAMDPAQLDADMGFALDSNGEVGAIATAAPGVARISMQIFGKSAHAGVNPEDGISAIQVASKAISAMKLGRIDNETTANIGKFAGGGPTNVVCDHVQLDAEARSIVQEKVDLQVASMREALETTAREHGAQSEFRSETIYPAFSFGAGDPVVQLAARAVTSEGLTPRLFASGGGSDANVFNGLNVPVVNLAVGYEDIHTTKERIKAADIVKVASLVVAIVAESQKG
- a CDS encoding NUDIX hydrolase; amino-acid sequence: MKKDEINRNPALDEETLSTKPIFAGHIISLQVDTVRLPDGNTATREVVKHPGAVAVLALNQGKMLVVEQYRQPMHRTEVEIPAGKLDPGEDPLAAAGRELQEETGFHSGGLTLLKSFYTSPGFADEIIHLYVTEDAQPGEMALDEDEFLEVSELTLEEAYQYIADGRIADAKTMMAVYAWHLYTLTGQWH